The nucleotide window ATGATGCATACCAATAATATGCTCTGATCCATTACAAAAAGCCAACGagtctgaaaaaaaaagaacttgaaaTATGTAAACAACAACTGAGCTAAAAAAGAAACGAAACTGCGTTTTCATTTAGCAAACACTGAGCTCAAACTCCGACGCAGCACAACTGATTCTTGGTTTCGATTCAAACACACAAAATCGGAGTAGTACCAATTCACAAcacaagagaacaaaaaaaaaataaagacctTTTGCTTTTAGATAtcgttagagcatctccaatagtggtaacaccattggagtccttagcattattttagtaattttttttttaatagttaagaATTCTAATAAAAAATGTTTGTCCAATACTATATCTAATTAGGAGTGTTTAGGTATAATCTTGTCCCATGTTTCCTTAACCTGAAAGAGATTTACAAGATAGAAATTAGACACTAAAAGTAATCAACTTGTTCTCCTATACAATCGAACTTGTTCTCCTATACATTCACAACACTAAAGAATCTGACTTATAAACAGTCTGAAAAGAATCTGAAACCGTAAAGAATTCACAACATTAAAGAATTTACAGAGCACACAGTAGTAATACTAATCTATGAGAAGAAGATAGTACTTCTGGGTAAACAATCTAAAGAACACAACACTCCAATCGTAATGAATCACATAGTCGAAATCTTAACAACACAACACAACCCTCTTTGAACTACAAACAAAAATCGTTTTCAAACACTAACTACAAACGAAGACTTTCCCAAATCAATTCAAACACAAATCGTTTTGAAACCCTAATAGATTGACTCTTtcaaaataagagaagaagataatCCCAAATCACATGAAACCAAGATCGTTTTCAAACATTAATGTACCTATGTCCACAAATTTTCAAACTAAGCAGGTTTAAGAATCATGGTTAGAGTTTAAAAAGAATTACTAATCAGATTTAAGAATCATGgttagagttaaaaaaaattactaatcaggtttaagaatcatggttagagttaaaaaaaaattaataatttcaaaCCAATGAGACAGCGCCAACACATTAAGGACTTCATCCTTTTAATCCTTAGTTAAGGATTCattcttaactttttttaacTGTGCAccattttttaatgtttgtttaatgatAAAGTGCTAAGGATTATAGCTAAGGATTTGCTATAATCCACCATTGTACATGCTCTTAGTAATGGAAAAAGAAATATGGactttagaatttttttttttttttgaaacccgAGCTTCGATCGCATTCTCCGGAGGAAAATCGATTTGCAAACTATATCTATTTTATTGAAAACTCCATAAAACCTTTGGAGCGTCACGGATCATTTTAGCGATTGCGGTTACTTCAGACGGcgtttgggggggggggggggaaattGTGGCATTATGGTAATTATGTATCGAAAGATATGGTATACTTGTCAATTCCTTGTGTAAACGGCTCTATGcgtagaaagagagagagagagatgtataaaatcatcatcaaatctatcaaatgtcaaataaaaaaaagatgcaacctttcttcttctctgtgtTGTCAAATCACATCAAGAGCTCTCTTTCTTCGTCATCATCATGAAAACTCTCTGCATAAAACTGTTTGCACTGGTGGTGTGAGAGTGCTGCTAGAGATAGTTTAAAGATGCAACCTTTTtgcttatcatcatcatcttcatcatcatcatcatcactgtaGTCTCTTTTAGTTTTTCTCTATAAACAAACAGTCCTTCAACTTCAAGGGTTGTGTTGCTTTTGGAAGAAAGATGATAACTTCGCAGAGGTCAGTGATCGCTCTTCCGGCTCGGCTCGAAACCGTTTTGGAGAAAATATACAGCAAACACAAATGTCCTCCCATAAACGACGACTCAAGGCAGAGACTTTCTTCGATCCCTGAGGATCTAGCTTTCGATTTGCTCAGGAAAGCTTTTAATTCTCCGGGAACGTCCAGCCTCGACCGCTTCATCGCCTCTAAGCTTACTAGCTCGTATCCTCCTCCTGGTTCCTCTCGAAGCAGAGTTTCTCAAGGTCAGTCAGTTTCTATCCGAACAAAAAAAGGCAAGCAGAGTCTTTGTATTTGACTGTGGTTTTGTTGCTCTGATTGTAGAAGAGATACCTGTTGATTATGAAGCTCCTTCTTTGAGAAGACGACAAGTCAATGGAGGATCTTCTCTTCACATTCCTCCTCCTCAGCTCTTACTAGCTTTGAGTGAACTTGAATTCAACAAGGCCTTTCTCTTGCTTACCTACATTCCTCGGTATGTTTATGCCTCCTAAGTTTTCTACTTTTCACTTAAGTTGGTTCTGGTAGAAACTACCCTtttaatgataatattttttgatgttaaACAGGAAAGATCTGGGTCAGGTTGAAATAACTGCTGAAGAGATTAGAGGATGGAAGGATCTGTCTATGGTTGCATTTGAAGCTGCGGTTTGGGACAGTTTGGGAATTAAATTTTGTTCCCCAACAGACCGTAGATTGGTATTTTTGTCTGTTTCCTCTATTTGTACTATTTGGGTCTTTATATGCTTCCTTTGTTTCTGCAGTCACTGGAATGTGATAATGAGAAGACTAGCTACTACCAATGTCATGTTGCTTCGGATGGCAGTTACACATTCAAGGTGTGTTGCATGTCTACTTTTCTGTTAAAGCAATTATTTTTGCAAGTTGCTATCTTATGTCTATTCCACATTTCTTGGTATCTACTTATACTAATGGAGACACTTTTTTCACAGGGCCCTCTTATTGAGCCCACTGGAACACACCTGCACAAGGTCTTGGGTGATGCTAATGTGTTGACTGTCAAGTTTGAGGATGTCCCGAGAAACTCATCAACCGATCGTTACACTACATACAGAAGGATTGCCAAGAATGGTATCATGCTTGGGTTACGTCGTTATCAATTTTTTGGTGGGTCtattttctctttatcattCATGTCAACACTTTTtcactattttaaaatattatttatttggaGCTTGTTATTATAACACTCTGTTGAACAGTTTTCAAAGATGGTGgtgctgttcgtttggttgccgcaggtaccggcggcagcggcagcgtcaacattcggcgtcaactcttgttcgtttcgttGACGCAGGCAGCTGCGTCTGACGCTGCGTTCGAACGCCGCGTCCTGCGGCTGACGCCGATAAAACCAGCGGTCGCGACATAAAACCTGCGGCCAATAAGGTAATTTACTATTTTACCCTTACTATGTTttagtatttacaaaaaaaCCTAAACCTAAATTTGACGCAGTCGGGGAAAGTTTGACGCAGCTCCatctctatctttctctctcGATCTCCATTCTAGAACCAGTGAAGACCTCGAGAGCTCTCTCCATCTCGTGCTCTCTCCATCTCAAGCTCTCTCTCTATCTCgagctccctctctctctctccatctcgAGCTCTCTTCATCTCGGGCTCTCTCTCCGTCACGAGCTGTCTCCATCTCAGGCTCTCTGGCTCTCTCTCCGTCACGATCTGTCTCCATCTCGGGCTGTCTCTCTTCTCCGAAGAAAACCCATCTCCGATCTCATCTCGAAGCTCTCTTCTCCGAGCTCATCTCATCTCCAAGCTCTCTCTTCTCCTTTTCTCGTTGAGGTACGTTTGATGCTAGTGAAATAGAGTTTCAACATTCTGATTATTGAATCTCTGATGATTGTTTGATTCCATTGCTGTAACTAGGAATCATAGTGAAATAGGCCTAGCTGTAACTCCCTTTCTTTGCCTTCATGGTTCCATTGCTGGTCTGTTCTTTTAATATAAACGATGGGTTGTCTTCTGAGTGTAGCTTTTGGGGTTTCTAAATTTAAAGTGCAGGCTACAAAAACATCCTATTGTAGTTAGTACGTATTGGTTTACGAGTCTGCACTCATGGGGAAGCTTAAAGGGTTGCTTCTTGGTATTAAATTGTTTTAAGAAGTTAACATATGTCGAGTCAAGTAGAAGTTAAATTGTTTCTGTTTCCTGGAACATTGTTGGAACGTTGTTTGGTTTTATTTGGAGAAAGTAGACGGCTTGActtgatttttcattttttttaataatttgtgtgtgtttagaGAACACTCAACGTATGCTTCAAACTGTGGATTGtgaatgatttttatttatgcTTTTCTTccatatttgtttaaaatttataaagtatttatTGATCATAAGATCTTATGTGTTTTGATTCATTGATCATAAGCTCCATTTCTCTGCATCTTTTTGCAGGCTCTCTCATCTCAGGCTTGCTCAGACCTAGTGGAAAAGGTGACTAACAAGTGCAAATATATTTTACTACTTGTTCCAAAACGTGAACACATTgcttattctcttttttttttttttgcagactcAGATCTTCTCAAGCTCACTCTCTCAAGCTCAGACCCTCTCAAACTCACTCTCTACCGCTGTTCCTCTCACTTCTTAAGATGTCGACGTCAAAAGATGTAAGTTTCTCTCACACTAGTCTTAATGCTTGTATGGAACTGTCTTTAGGTTGTATGGAACTGTCTTTAGGCTGTATGGAACTGTCTTTAGGTCTTTTAGGTCGTATGCTTAAGGGTCTGTGTCTTGCTTTGGTGTGTTTTAGAATTGGAAACCTGAGGAAACTAGGTATTTTTTCCAACTCTACgcggaagagagaagaaaaggaaataagGTTGGTCAGCAAATGAATAAAGTAGGAAAAAATAACATCATGGATGCATTTGAGCTGAGGTTTAAGAAGGGATTTTCCGATTGGAAGAGAGACTACAAGAACAAGTACGACAGCAGCAGAAAAAAATACATCAGGATTAAGATGCTGACTCAGAACAGGACAGGGCTTGGGTATGATGACATGGGAAGGATCGACATGTCAGATGATTGGTGGAAAGAGCGCGAAAGGGTCAGTTTCTCATTTTCTCTTTTGTGAACTTAGCTGTTAAAATGTACTTGTGTTGAAATAATTGAGCTTATTAGAAGTTTGTGACTGATTCTATCACTGATTTTATCACTGACTTACTCTTTCTGTGTTATATAGGAGTGTCCAGGAATTAGAAAAGCCTTCTGCAAAGAAATTGATAACATGGATATGTTTGAAGCAGAATTTGGTGGTGTAGTAGTTACTGGAGCAGAAGGTTGGAGTGCTCAACATGGAGAAGCAAGCTTGAATTCGAGAGTTGGTGGAGATATTGCTGAGGATGAAGCTGATTCTCAGCCAGCAGCGGAGACAGAAACCCAGGGCCAAGCTCCTCGCCAAACTCAACCAGCGGCTCAGACTCATTCTGGAGGTTCAAGAGCAAAACGAAGGCGTAAGGAGAAAGATGTGGCTGTGGAGGCTTGTGAAAAAAGGACTGCTGCTCTTGAAGTGAAGAATATGCTAGCAAAACAATTGATGGAGCGTGAACAACCATTCAGTGTTGAGACCGTATTGGAGATGTTGTATGCTCTCCCTGAAGTGAGAGAGTGGTCGCCTTTATATGAAGCATCGATTGAGCTTCTGATAGATAGTGAAGGGAGCCGAAGGGGATTCATAACGATGAAGACAGATGAAGCGAAGACTAAGTTTCTGGAGCTTAGGACCAAGATAAAACGTGATGAGTGACTAGTTAGTGAATTGGAACTAGTAGATTCACTAGTTTATGTTGAGTAGGAACTTAAGTTTGGTACTGCTTTATGTTATGAAACTTAAGTAGTGGATTCCTTTCATCACGCTGAGCAGAAACTTTGGTACTTTTTTATGTTGtgtcttgtctttttttttgttaataacaGGATCAACTTTATTGCTGTGTAATAACAATGTTGTGTCTtgtctttttttgttaataacaGGTCTGATCTTGAGTTTTTAAACCTCAAAGAGTCGTTTAAATATTGTTTCTTATTTCTATCTTGAACATTTATTTACTTGAATTTGTGCAGTGGCTGTTACTGAACTTATTTAGACTAATGATGATTTATTCAATATGGTTTTGTAGATGCTTGAAAGATGGATgttggaagatgaagatggTGATTACGATGATGAACTTGGTTTGTTTTCCACATGATACCAAAGTCTTGACTCATTGTGCGAGAAACGAGGCTTCTTTTCCACATCCTCCTCCCGGAAAGTATTATTTAGTTGACTCCGGATATCCGACCAGGACAGGGTATCTTGGTCCGCATCGTAATATGCGATATCATCTTAGTCAGTTTGCTACAGGAGGACCACCAGTTAGTGCAAGAGAGTTATTCAACCGAAAGCATTCAGGTCTGCGATCAGTGATTGAGAGAACATTTGGAGTATGGAAAGCAAAATGGAGGATTTTGGATCGTAAGCATCCAAAATATGGTCTGGTCAAGTGGATTAAGTTGGTGACAGCGACGATGGCGCTACACAACTTCATACGTGATTCACATCGGGATGACAGGTGATAGAGCGATGGAAGATTTGCGTGATAACATCACAAATGAATATGGTAGAGGTCGTTTACCGTATTAAATGTTTTAGttgatgatttaattttttttttgcttataacTTTGATTGTCATTTAAATGTGATATTTATTTAAGACTTGATGTAATATTTAGCTTTTgtttatgataaatattttgaattattattttgtttctaatttAGCTTATGAtgtatgaaaaaaaattgttacatttgtataatttacatttgtataattgaccaaaaaattattatcaagtaaacataatattttaatggatgtaaatatatttaaactacacttgatttatttaaatacaattttataaaaaaattaaaataaatctgaaaaaatgaaaatagcCGCTGCGTCTGTCAAACGAACAACCCAAAAATCTGCTTCCTGCGGCAGCGTCGGCGTCGATCTCAACTTCTTGCGTCTTCTAAACGAACAATAATCTgcggcagcggcagcggcagcgtcggcgtcagcgtctgcgaaacgaacaacaactgtcttcattgacgctgccgctgccgccgacgctgccgctgccgctgccgccgaaacctgcggcaaccaaacgaacagggctTTACTCAAAAGTTTTTCATATAGGAAATGCAGATCCAGTGAGCCCTTAAGGAAAGGCAAGGGGACAGCTTTATCTATGAGAAGACTCGTTCCTGTAGAAATGTCCAAAGAGGTTGAAAACACCGAAGAAAGCTTGACGGGGACGTGACGGTGGTACTGATCGAGCATCCATATGGAGTAGATGATGATGGAAACACCGAAGAAAGCTTGGACGAAATTGAGGATCTTGAGTGTTGAAGCGAACGAAAGATGGCAGCAATTATGCCTCATTTCTTTCTTCCTCAGACTCAGagatgattgattgattgattgatggaAAAGCTTTTTTCAAAGGTCGTCCCAGTGTCTGTCTCCTTcccttttttgaaaatatttcttttttttttattttcaattagtCACGGTCTGATGATGTGTTGTGGCCTTATTTGCTATTCGTTTAGCTCTTATCTGCTGACTTGTCttgttggattttttttttttaaagtgttaATGGTTTTCATGATTATTATGTCTTATTAtacataaattttgttttttgaaagttatttgaaaataaaatcgACAATTTATGTAAGGTATTTTGGAAATAAAATTGACAATTTTTGAACAGTTAATGATTTTTGAAGATGTATTGATTtagttaataattaatttaacattAATTGTTCGaagagaatattttaaatatttgtttttatataaagtAATTTACATTccgaaaaaatataaaaaaaatttcattaaaatatttttgaactcTGTATTtgtatcaaaaaaaaagattgtaaaATACTATTGtctgtataaatatattttagtatttgtgtTTTGTTACAAGTGATATAATTGACCCCAGAGAAAACCCAATTATTACAGTAACCTGAGCTATACTAATCGGCCCATTATGAAAAGAGCCCATAACAACCAGAGagaatcttctctattaaaagagaagtaccatttttatctattatttagaAGTTTACTAGgacaatttcattaattacataatataacataataattaataagaatattaataataaattaattttaactatagatttgaattttatttttagttaaaacaaaatatgttgaaaaaaatctaacaaaattctacttaatttttaaataatttttattaaatattatattaattaatttcgtaattaagtaatataatgctttcatttaaataaattatcatctaccactaaaacaggttcaaatttgttaatcatgtcatatatttttatacaaatgaagttattaacatatgttaaaaatttatttctacaactatatattttcaaaaatcatatgttgaagaatattttttatttaattattttaaattatgaaaactcgaaaacgtaataaaaaaggtaaaatgtataaaacaaacccctatattaataaagtaataagcaacctaaataataaaattaaagagttgtaaaatacataacactaagatataaattgtatatttaaatttctataataatatcaaaattaaatttttttttttttttgttcacaaaccaaaattaaatatttataaaatgaaaatataggGATAAACTCTAGTTACTTTTACAATCCTTCTTCCTTGGCCTTTCGAACAAAGAGCGAGAGCAGCTGCAACGGGAGAATTGGAGTTTGAGTAGCGATAAGCAATCGAGAATGTCGAAAGCTCCTCCATCTCTCGCGTTTCTCTGCATCCAATCCCTCAAGCTTCAGCTTCTACAAGGTCACGATactagagagatagagagagagattcgaACAATTTGTTGCGCCAATTTGATACTGATTTGTTGCTTTGTGTATTCTCAGGCGACAATCCAATTCCTGATGTATACGAGCTTCCGTCTGAGTTGCTTGATGGTGTTATCGCTCACTTGCCTGCACTAGCGCTGCATAATTTCCAGACCCACATGTGAGTGAAACCGATTCTAGAGTTTTTGTAATCAGTTTCTGaagatttagggttttgaaTTGGATGGATGAAgatgaattgaattgaattgaattggtATAGGCCGTTCAAGTGCTGGGATAATTATGAAGCTGGTGATGATTGCTTGACTAGTGGGAGAAAACGCCCAAGGTTTGATCAATTACGTTTTGTTGTTATTTCAACTAAGAAGACAGAACTGAGAAATTATTTAAACTGCAGAAATGATATACTCGGTAGCTCATGGAAGCTGCTGTTTAAGGTGCGGTGGCCTGAGCTCGTTAACAGTGTGGAACCATCAGCTGACTGGCAACAGCTTTACTGGGAGAAGCATCTTCAAAAGTATGACACGGCCCTTTGATTTGTTGttttactctgttttcttcCTGTTTTGAGTTTTGCTGTTAATCCGAGTAACAGTTGTGTTGATGAAGCAGCTGAGGTAGCTATGCGTCCCACATTCAGTGGTCGGATAAGTTCCATTCATGTATCAGGTAAGTTTTCTTGTCTTGAGGTTTTATTCGTCAGTTGTGTGAGAATCTTTATTCAGTTGGTTTTATTTTGTGTTGCAGATAAGATATTGAGATACATTTGTCATGAAGAGCACACCAATTGTCAAAAATGTGTCTGTACGGAGCTATCTTTTCATTTCCAGACATTTGGACCGTATCTTAggtttagtaacatttcatgaTTACGGGCAAACTGCAGTACTTTCAGCTCTGAGTtctttatgtttgtttcttaCCTTTTGCAGGTGCCTGAGGCTTCTGAATGTGCTCTGCGTTACGGAAACTTGTGTAAGTAACTAAAATATGCTCTTAGGTTTTCAATAGAGGCATCTTTGCTTTCTTTTTATCTCAGTATCACTGGCTGAGAAGGTATGTTAAATTGTTTTCTGTGATTACTTTTTCTCTAGGAACTTCAAATTTGTACTTTTGTAGATGAATCAATCATTTAACCTTATTAACAAAGGACATGAATAATGTTTAGGCTTTGTTACTGTAGGAGCTACTGAGGACAAGTAAATTAAAAACTTTGGTTCTGGGTTGGATCAGATCCGAGAAACATGTAAGGAAAATTCACTACTCAAGTCTCTATTATTGAGTTAGCTAGACTGGAACCATATTGCTGATGATCCATGATTCGACAGGTTGAGCCCTCGTGCAAACTCTTGAGCCAGAACCGAGAAACATTAACTTCGCTTGAATTTATTCACTGTAAACTTTCTTCGAGTTTCATCAGTGCAATCTGCGCTTCTCTGCATGAAAAAGACATTCACACAAGTGGGATTCAGCGTTTTTATATAAAGGCATCTAGCTTTGACATAGATTCACTTGCTGCGCCTCCCGCTTTCATTTCATTCCTGAATTCGGTGAGGTATTCATATGAACTGATGCCAGAGCGTGTCTCTGTGAAATGTTTGCTCATCTGGCTGTCAAAGTCTATGTTCTTGATTAACTTTCTCGTTTCTTTATgcatcttttctttcttctattttttGTAAGTGACCAACTTTTTTTTGCTTTCAGGTCCTTACAGTCCGTACATTTTTGCGATAGCCACCTCGATAGGCATATCGCAAGGATGATTTTCTCTACGCTACTTGATTCTTCCTCAGGTCTTTCGACTCTTGACATCTCTGAAAACAACGTGGGTACCATCATGGTTCTTCTTTTTCGAACTGATACATGGTTTGCTTTTCATGGCTGACCAACGCGCAATATATAGATTTCAGGATGGCTTTCTACTTTCACCTGGAGATCTGTCACTGGTTCTCTGTCATCTGGAAAGTCTTTACGTTCGCTGTGCAAGCTCAACTTAAGGTATTTCTTAGTCTAGCGACAGTTGACACGGTTTTAAGCCTTGAAACCTTGTGAAACTGTTTGAAAAATGTATCCAGCGGGAATGAACTCAACAAATACGATGCAGAGAATCTTTCGCATGCTCTTCGTCATATGCCTGGCTTGGAATCTCTTGACCTGAGCGGGAACCCCATTGAAGACAGTGGGATCAGGTTCGTCTTACAAGTTCTTGCATTTGTAATCTTGGAGAAAACCAACAAGAGTTACATTTCATTTATATGGTTTTCGTGAGGTACAGAAGCTTGATATCTTACTTCAAAAAGAATCCGGATTCTCCTTTAGCTGATTTGAACTTGGAGAACTGTGAGCTATCATGTTGTGGAGTTATCGAGTTTCTTGATACCCTGTCAACGGTGGAGAAACCTTTAAAGTTCCTGTCTGTTGCAGATAATGCCCTCGGGAGGTATTTgcataatcacaaactctatATCACTTTACACCGATATGAAGTGTGTCTTCTTATTTtattcttcttgttcttcagCGAGGTTGCGGAGGCTATAATGAACTCATTGATTCTCTCCATCGAGTCTCTCGACATTTCGAGTATAGGACTAGGTCCTGTTGGGTTTCTTGAGCTAGGCAAAAGACTTGTAAAAGGGGTGAAGAAGCTGATGAGTATCAATATAAGGTTCAAAGCAAATTTCATCTCCTCTGTTTCGTGTATACATTACATTGCTTCGCCTTCTGTTTTCCTCATGTTCTTC belongs to Brassica rapa cultivar Chiifu-401-42 chromosome A07, CAAS_Brap_v3.01, whole genome shotgun sequence and includes:
- the LOC103833675 gene encoding uncharacterized protein LOC103833675, with protein sequence MSTSKDNWKPEETRYFFQLYAEERRKGNKVGQQMNKVGKNNIMDAFELRFKKGFSDWKRDYKNKYDSSRKKYIRIKMLTQNRTGLGYDDMGRIDMSDDWWKERERECPGIRKAFCKEIDNMDMFEAEFGGVVVTGAEGWSAQHGEASLNSRVGGDIAEDEADSQPAAETETQGQAPRQTQPAAQTHSGGSRAKRRRKEKDVAVEACEKRTAALEVKNMLAKQLMEREQPFSVETVLEMLYALPEVREWSPLYEASIELLIDSEGSRRGFITMKTDEAKTKFLELRTKIKRDE
- the LOC103828197 gene encoding uncharacterized protein LOC103828197 isoform X1, with translation MSKAPPSLAFLCIQSLKLQLLQGDNPIPDVYELPSELLDGVIAHLPALALHNFQTHMPFKCWDNYEAGDDCLTSGRKRPRNDILGSSWKLLFKVRWPELVNSVEPSADWQQLYWEKHLQNCVDEAAEVAMRPTFSGRISSIHVSDKILRYICHEEHTNCQKCVCTELSFHFQTFGPYLRCLRLLNVLCVTETCELLRTSKLKTLVLGWIRSEKHVEPSCKLLSQNRETLTSLEFIHCKLSSSFISAICASLHEKDIHTSGIQRFYIKASSFDIDSLAAPPAFISFLNSVRSLQSVHFCDSHLDRHIARMIFSTLLDSSSGLSTLDISENNISGWLSTFTWRSVTGSLSSGKSLRSLCKLNLSGNELNKYDAENLSHALRHMPGLESLDLSGNPIEDSGIRSLISYFKKNPDSPLADLNLENCELSCCGVIEFLDTLSTVEKPLKFLSVADNALGSEVAEAIMNSLILSIESLDISSIGLGPVGFLELGKRLVKGVKKLMSINISKNRGGLETARFLSKLIPLAPKLVSVDASYNLMPPESLLMLCDSLRSAKGDLKRLDMTGNICISSETDHSSLLGEFQHNGEPIFVLPSSSTSHVPYDDEP
- the LOC103828197 gene encoding uncharacterized protein LOC103828197 isoform X2 — encoded protein: MIYSVAHGSCCLRCGGLSSLTVWNHQLTGNSFTGRSIFKTEVAMRPTFSGRISSIHVSDKILRYICHEEHTNCQKCVCTELSFHFQTFGPYLRCLRLLNVLCVTETCELLRTSKLKTLVLGWIRSEKHVEPSCKLLSQNRETLTSLEFIHCKLSSSFISAICASLHEKDIHTSGIQRFYIKASSFDIDSLAAPPAFISFLNSVRSLQSVHFCDSHLDRHIARMIFSTLLDSSSGLSTLDISENNISGWLSTFTWRSVTGSLSSGKSLRSLCKLNLSGNELNKYDAENLSHALRHMPGLESLDLSGNPIEDSGIRSLISYFKKNPDSPLADLNLENCELSCCGVIEFLDTLSTVEKPLKFLSVADNALGSEVAEAIMNSLILSIESLDISSIGLGPVGFLELGKRLVKGVKKLMSINISKNRGGLETARFLSKLIPLAPKLVSVDASYNLMPPESLLMLCDSLRSAKGDLKRLDMTGNICISSETDHSSLLGEFQHNGEPIFVLPSSSTSHVPYDDEP